Proteins from a single region of Pangasianodon hypophthalmus isolate fPanHyp1 chromosome 7, fPanHyp1.pri, whole genome shotgun sequence:
- the hdx gene encoding highly divergent homeobox isoform X3: MNLRSVFTAEQQRILERYYENGMTNQSKSCFQLILQCAQETKLDFSVVRTWVGNKRRKLASKADKNGMVGLSNHAIVGAGGTLGPVLTTDMAAVRSVQRGPSTVHLLSPQASCPSSSSSSSSSSSSPSSNGSKNSNDVIVTGAYSLPRIVNRVESSSQSRAAAKVVPLNPNTESSLQSRLVLHPDVVSLQRKSPHIPNSSTFMFSQMKRLPRELSSVAPSWVKQCGAPQHQQWPPTSHRQTVTNLHRTPPASTAESGVRIQQVFTIAGLAETSQRPSSETSQDHRIRKTCVPDSSETFSIAMETGDADDEYAREEELANMGSQMQLSKSASSNVTGVQNSRISTEESSTINSQGMYTVTARNLLEVAHSSPNSVCFGEKGCQTSSALLLDSGSSGSYPIRHFAESSSSRIPNLKVSIMSSPWLLSNSRKRTLQDRTQFTDEDLYTLKRYWDNGMTSLGSVCREKIAAAATELSVDSEIIKTWIGNRRRKYRLMGIDIPPPKGGPATFPKVASGELPSPLTPEGDKPKFIEPPQDSEQNDAVSLCLSEDGTSDSYLRENDDGNDGLNSSALAGNVKIEIIDEGDDDEDDSDVMATDMEHMHNLLEYKHEEVQYLESELERQKQKYHELRTFTKSLLSALKSSDTEKQQELLASLPHQVEEDFASSPERNAESSIEMSSNQKDSSVSEGEGDAEPMGQ, from the exons ATGAATCTGCGGTCTGTGTTCACTGCTGAGCAACAGCGTATCCTTGAGCGTTACTATGAAAATGGGATGACTAATCAAAGCAAAAGCTGCTTCCAGCTAATTCTTCAGTGTGCTCAGGAGACCAAGCTTGACTTCAGTGTGGTCCGG ACATGGGTAGGCAACAAGAGACGAAAACTGGCTTCCAAAGCCGATAAGAATGGAATGGTTGGTTTGTCTAACCATGCCATTGTCGGTGCTGGAGGAACTCTTGGCCCGGTATTAACGACAGATATGGCTGCTGTGCGTAGTGTTCAGCGTGGGCCGTCTACAGTTCACCTCCTTTCTCCCCAAGCCTCCTgcccttcatcttcatcttcctcctcctcctcctcctcctctccgtCCTCTAATGGATCCAAAAACAGCAATGATGTAATAGTGACTGGTGCCTACTCTCTCCCACGCATTGTCAACCGCGTAGAGTCTTCATCCCAGAGCAGGGCAGCCGCAAAAGTAGTACCATTAAATCCTAATACTGAATCAAGTCTGCAATCTCGGCTTGTCTTGCACCCAGATGTGGTGTCCCTCCAACGCAAATCTCCTCATATCCCCAACTCCAGCACCTTCATGTTTAGTCAGATGAAAAGGTTGCCTCGAGAGCTGTCATCAGTTGCCCCCAGCTGGGTGAAGCAATGTGGTGCTCCACAGCACCAGCAATGGCCCCCAACTTCACACCGTCAAACAGTGACGAACCTACACCGAACTCCCCCAGCAAGTACTGCAGAAAGCGGGGTCAGGATCCAGCAGGTGTTCACCATTGCTGGGTTAGCGGAGACCTCACAACGTCCTTCCAGTGAAACGAGTCAAGATCACAGGATAAGAAAAACGTGTGTGCCTGATTCATCAGAAACTTTTTCAATTGCAATGGAAACAGGGGATGCAGACGACGAGTATGCGAGGGAAGAAGAGCTGGCCAACATGGGCTCCCAGATGCAGCTCAGCAAATCTGCAAGTAGCAATGTTACTGGAGTGCAAAACAGTAGGATCTCAACAGAAGAGTCTTCAACAATTAATAGCCAGGGTATGTACACTGTGACGGCAAGGAACCTGCTGGAGGTGGCACACAGTTCCCCcaattctgtgtgttttggagaAAAAGGGTGCCAAACCAGCAGTGCTTTGCTGCTTGATTCGGGCTCCAGTGGCAGCTATCCAATAAGACACTTTGCAGAGTCCTCTTCATCAAGAATACCCAATCTCAAG GTAAGTATCATGTCATCTCCCTGGCTTCTTAGCAACTCCCGTAAAAGAACG CTCCAGGATAGGACCCAGTTTACTGACGAAGATCTGTACACACTAAAGAGGTACTGGGACAACGGCATGACCAGTCTGGGCTCTGTGTGCAGAGAGAAGATTGCAGCAGCTGCCACTGAGCTCAGTGTGGACAGTGAAATTATTAAG ACGTGGATCGGTAATCGCAGGAGGAAGTATCGACTGATGGGCATTGATATTCCACCTCCCAAAGGTGGGCCAGCGACCTTTCCTAAAGTAGCCAGTGGAGAGCTCCCATCACCTTTGACCCCTGAGGGAGACAAGCCTAAGTTTATTGAGCCACCACAGGACAGCGAGCAGAATGATGCCGTGTCGCTTTGTTTATCTGAAG ATGGAACGAGTGACTCTTATCTGAGGGAGAATGATGATGGGAATGATGGGCTGAATAGTTCTGCTCTTGCTGGAAATGTG AAGATTGAAATAattgatgaaggtgatgatgatgaagatgacagtgatgtgatGGCCACTGATATGGAACACATGCATAATCTTTTAGAGTACAAA CATGAGGAAGTCCAATACCTTGAGAGTGAGCTCgagagacaaaaacagaagtACCATGAGCTGAGGACCTTCACTAAAAGCCTACTGTCTGCGCTGAAGAGCAGTGACACAGAAAAGCAGCAA GAGCTTTTAGCCAGCCTACCTCACCAAGTGGAAGAAGACTTTGCGTCGAGTCCAGAAAGGAATGCTGAGTCTAGCATCGAGATGAGCTCCAATCAGAAGGATTCCTCTGTATCAGAGGGGGAGGGGGACGCCGAGCCTATGGGACAGTAG
- the hdx gene encoding highly divergent homeobox isoform X2: MEAWQEKRGVHTMNLRSVFTAEQQRILERYYENGMTNQSKSCFQLILQCAQETKLDFSVVRTWVGNKRRKLASKADKNGMVGLSNHAIVGAGGTLGPVLTTDMAAVRSVQRGPSTVHLLSPQASCPSSSSSSSSSSSSPSSNGSKNSNDVIVTGAYSLPRIVNRVESSSQSRAAAKVVPLNPNTESSLQSRLVLHPDVVSLQRKSPHIPNSSTFMFSQMKRLPRELSSVAPSWVKQCGAPQHQQWPPTSHRQTVTNLHRTPPASTAESGVRIQQVFTIAGLAETSQRPSSETSQDHRIRKTCVPDSSETFSIAMETGDADDEYAREEELANMGSQMQLSKSASSNVTGVQNSRISTEESSTINSQGMYTVTARNLLEVAHSSPNSVCFGEKGCQTSSALLLDSGSSGSYPIRHFAESSSSRIPNLKVSIMSSPWLLSNSRKRTLQDRTQFTDEDLYTLKRYWDNGMTSLGSVCREKIAAAATELSVDSEIIKTWIGNRRRKYRLMGIDIPPPKGGPATFPKVASGELPSPLTPEGDKPKFIEPPQDSEQNDAVSLCLSEDGTSDSYLRENDDGNDGLNSSALAGNVKIEIIDEGDDDEDDSDVMATDMEHMHNLLEYKHEEVQYLESELERQKQKYHELRTFTKSLLSALKSSDTEKQQELLASLPHQVEEDFASSPERNAESSIEMSSNQKDSSVSEGEGDAEPMGQ; encoded by the exons ATGGAAGCATGGCAGGAGAAGCGGGGTGTGCATACT ATGAATCTGCGGTCTGTGTTCACTGCTGAGCAACAGCGTATCCTTGAGCGTTACTATGAAAATGGGATGACTAATCAAAGCAAAAGCTGCTTCCAGCTAATTCTTCAGTGTGCTCAGGAGACCAAGCTTGACTTCAGTGTGGTCCGG ACATGGGTAGGCAACAAGAGACGAAAACTGGCTTCCAAAGCCGATAAGAATGGAATGGTTGGTTTGTCTAACCATGCCATTGTCGGTGCTGGAGGAACTCTTGGCCCGGTATTAACGACAGATATGGCTGCTGTGCGTAGTGTTCAGCGTGGGCCGTCTACAGTTCACCTCCTTTCTCCCCAAGCCTCCTgcccttcatcttcatcttcctcctcctcctcctcctcctctccgtCCTCTAATGGATCCAAAAACAGCAATGATGTAATAGTGACTGGTGCCTACTCTCTCCCACGCATTGTCAACCGCGTAGAGTCTTCATCCCAGAGCAGGGCAGCCGCAAAAGTAGTACCATTAAATCCTAATACTGAATCAAGTCTGCAATCTCGGCTTGTCTTGCACCCAGATGTGGTGTCCCTCCAACGCAAATCTCCTCATATCCCCAACTCCAGCACCTTCATGTTTAGTCAGATGAAAAGGTTGCCTCGAGAGCTGTCATCAGTTGCCCCCAGCTGGGTGAAGCAATGTGGTGCTCCACAGCACCAGCAATGGCCCCCAACTTCACACCGTCAAACAGTGACGAACCTACACCGAACTCCCCCAGCAAGTACTGCAGAAAGCGGGGTCAGGATCCAGCAGGTGTTCACCATTGCTGGGTTAGCGGAGACCTCACAACGTCCTTCCAGTGAAACGAGTCAAGATCACAGGATAAGAAAAACGTGTGTGCCTGATTCATCAGAAACTTTTTCAATTGCAATGGAAACAGGGGATGCAGACGACGAGTATGCGAGGGAAGAAGAGCTGGCCAACATGGGCTCCCAGATGCAGCTCAGCAAATCTGCAAGTAGCAATGTTACTGGAGTGCAAAACAGTAGGATCTCAACAGAAGAGTCTTCAACAATTAATAGCCAGGGTATGTACACTGTGACGGCAAGGAACCTGCTGGAGGTGGCACACAGTTCCCCcaattctgtgtgttttggagaAAAAGGGTGCCAAACCAGCAGTGCTTTGCTGCTTGATTCGGGCTCCAGTGGCAGCTATCCAATAAGACACTTTGCAGAGTCCTCTTCATCAAGAATACCCAATCTCAAG GTAAGTATCATGTCATCTCCCTGGCTTCTTAGCAACTCCCGTAAAAGAACG CTCCAGGATAGGACCCAGTTTACTGACGAAGATCTGTACACACTAAAGAGGTACTGGGACAACGGCATGACCAGTCTGGGCTCTGTGTGCAGAGAGAAGATTGCAGCAGCTGCCACTGAGCTCAGTGTGGACAGTGAAATTATTAAG ACGTGGATCGGTAATCGCAGGAGGAAGTATCGACTGATGGGCATTGATATTCCACCTCCCAAAGGTGGGCCAGCGACCTTTCCTAAAGTAGCCAGTGGAGAGCTCCCATCACCTTTGACCCCTGAGGGAGACAAGCCTAAGTTTATTGAGCCACCACAGGACAGCGAGCAGAATGATGCCGTGTCGCTTTGTTTATCTGAAG ATGGAACGAGTGACTCTTATCTGAGGGAGAATGATGATGGGAATGATGGGCTGAATAGTTCTGCTCTTGCTGGAAATGTG AAGATTGAAATAattgatgaaggtgatgatgatgaagatgacagtgatgtgatGGCCACTGATATGGAACACATGCATAATCTTTTAGAGTACAAA CATGAGGAAGTCCAATACCTTGAGAGTGAGCTCgagagacaaaaacagaagtACCATGAGCTGAGGACCTTCACTAAAAGCCTACTGTCTGCGCTGAAGAGCAGTGACACAGAAAAGCAGCAA GAGCTTTTAGCCAGCCTACCTCACCAAGTGGAAGAAGACTTTGCGTCGAGTCCAGAAAGGAATGCTGAGTCTAGCATCGAGATGAGCTCCAATCAGAAGGATTCCTCTGTATCAGAGGGGGAGGGGGACGCCGAGCCTATGGGACAGTAG
- the hdx gene encoding highly divergent homeobox isoform X1 yields MASLINKVLPPAELPLTGSLWTLKNMLDKLQTWVGNKRRKLASKADKNGMVGLSNHAIVGAGGTLGPVLTTDMAAVRSVQRGPSTVHLLSPQASCPSSSSSSSSSSSSPSSNGSKNSNDVIVTGAYSLPRIVNRVESSSQSRAAAKVVPLNPNTESSLQSRLVLHPDVVSLQRKSPHIPNSSTFMFSQMKRLPRELSSVAPSWVKQCGAPQHQQWPPTSHRQTVTNLHRTPPASTAESGVRIQQVFTIAGLAETSQRPSSETSQDHRIRKTCVPDSSETFSIAMETGDADDEYAREEELANMGSQMQLSKSASSNVTGVQNSRISTEESSTINSQGMYTVTARNLLEVAHSSPNSVCFGEKGCQTSSALLLDSGSSGSYPIRHFAESSSSRIPNLKVSIMSSPWLLSNSRKRTLQDRTQFTDEDLYTLKRYWDNGMTSLGSVCREKIAAAATELSVDSEIIKTWIGNRRRKYRLMGIDIPPPKGGPATFPKVASGELPSPLTPEGDKPKFIEPPQDSEQNDAVSLCLSEDGTSDSYLRENDDGNDGLNSSALAGNVKIEIIDEGDDDEDDSDVMATDMEHMHNLLEYKHEEVQYLESELERQKQKYHELRTFTKSLLSALKSSDTEKQQELLASLPHQVEEDFASSPERNAESSIEMSSNQKDSSVSEGEGDAEPMGQ; encoded by the exons Atggcctctctcatcaacaaagtgctcccacctgcagaactgcccctcactgg ctctctgtggacTCTGAAGAACATGCTTGACAAATTACAG ACATGGGTAGGCAACAAGAGACGAAAACTGGCTTCCAAAGCCGATAAGAATGGAATGGTTGGTTTGTCTAACCATGCCATTGTCGGTGCTGGAGGAACTCTTGGCCCGGTATTAACGACAGATATGGCTGCTGTGCGTAGTGTTCAGCGTGGGCCGTCTACAGTTCACCTCCTTTCTCCCCAAGCCTCCTgcccttcatcttcatcttcctcctcctcctcctcctcctctccgtCCTCTAATGGATCCAAAAACAGCAATGATGTAATAGTGACTGGTGCCTACTCTCTCCCACGCATTGTCAACCGCGTAGAGTCTTCATCCCAGAGCAGGGCAGCCGCAAAAGTAGTACCATTAAATCCTAATACTGAATCAAGTCTGCAATCTCGGCTTGTCTTGCACCCAGATGTGGTGTCCCTCCAACGCAAATCTCCTCATATCCCCAACTCCAGCACCTTCATGTTTAGTCAGATGAAAAGGTTGCCTCGAGAGCTGTCATCAGTTGCCCCCAGCTGGGTGAAGCAATGTGGTGCTCCACAGCACCAGCAATGGCCCCCAACTTCACACCGTCAAACAGTGACGAACCTACACCGAACTCCCCCAGCAAGTACTGCAGAAAGCGGGGTCAGGATCCAGCAGGTGTTCACCATTGCTGGGTTAGCGGAGACCTCACAACGTCCTTCCAGTGAAACGAGTCAAGATCACAGGATAAGAAAAACGTGTGTGCCTGATTCATCAGAAACTTTTTCAATTGCAATGGAAACAGGGGATGCAGACGACGAGTATGCGAGGGAAGAAGAGCTGGCCAACATGGGCTCCCAGATGCAGCTCAGCAAATCTGCAAGTAGCAATGTTACTGGAGTGCAAAACAGTAGGATCTCAACAGAAGAGTCTTCAACAATTAATAGCCAGGGTATGTACACTGTGACGGCAAGGAACCTGCTGGAGGTGGCACACAGTTCCCCcaattctgtgtgttttggagaAAAAGGGTGCCAAACCAGCAGTGCTTTGCTGCTTGATTCGGGCTCCAGTGGCAGCTATCCAATAAGACACTTTGCAGAGTCCTCTTCATCAAGAATACCCAATCTCAAG GTAAGTATCATGTCATCTCCCTGGCTTCTTAGCAACTCCCGTAAAAGAACG CTCCAGGATAGGACCCAGTTTACTGACGAAGATCTGTACACACTAAAGAGGTACTGGGACAACGGCATGACCAGTCTGGGCTCTGTGTGCAGAGAGAAGATTGCAGCAGCTGCCACTGAGCTCAGTGTGGACAGTGAAATTATTAAG ACGTGGATCGGTAATCGCAGGAGGAAGTATCGACTGATGGGCATTGATATTCCACCTCCCAAAGGTGGGCCAGCGACCTTTCCTAAAGTAGCCAGTGGAGAGCTCCCATCACCTTTGACCCCTGAGGGAGACAAGCCTAAGTTTATTGAGCCACCACAGGACAGCGAGCAGAATGATGCCGTGTCGCTTTGTTTATCTGAAG ATGGAACGAGTGACTCTTATCTGAGGGAGAATGATGATGGGAATGATGGGCTGAATAGTTCTGCTCTTGCTGGAAATGTG AAGATTGAAATAattgatgaaggtgatgatgatgaagatgacagtgatgtgatGGCCACTGATATGGAACACATGCATAATCTTTTAGAGTACAAA CATGAGGAAGTCCAATACCTTGAGAGTGAGCTCgagagacaaaaacagaagtACCATGAGCTGAGGACCTTCACTAAAAGCCTACTGTCTGCGCTGAAGAGCAGTGACACAGAAAAGCAGCAA GAGCTTTTAGCCAGCCTACCTCACCAAGTGGAAGAAGACTTTGCGTCGAGTCCAGAAAGGAATGCTGAGTCTAGCATCGAGATGAGCTCCAATCAGAAGGATTCCTCTGTATCAGAGGGGGAGGGGGACGCCGAGCCTATGGGACAGTAG
- the hdx gene encoding highly divergent homeobox isoform X5: protein MLDKLQTWVGNKRRKLASKADKNGMVGLSNHAIVGAGGTLGPVLTTDMAAVRSVQRGPSTVHLLSPQASCPSSSSSSSSSSSSPSSNGSKNSNDVIVTGAYSLPRIVNRVESSSQSRAAAKVVPLNPNTESSLQSRLVLHPDVVSLQRKSPHIPNSSTFMFSQMKRLPRELSSVAPSWVKQCGAPQHQQWPPTSHRQTVTNLHRTPPASTAESGVRIQQVFTIAGLAETSQRPSSETSQDHRIRKTCVPDSSETFSIAMETGDADDEYAREEELANMGSQMQLSKSASSNVTGVQNSRISTEESSTINSQGMYTVTARNLLEVAHSSPNSVCFGEKGCQTSSALLLDSGSSGSYPIRHFAESSSSRIPNLKVSIMSSPWLLSNSRKRTLQDRTQFTDEDLYTLKRYWDNGMTSLGSVCREKIAAAATELSVDSEIIKTWIGNRRRKYRLMGIDIPPPKGGPATFPKVASGELPSPLTPEGDKPKFIEPPQDSEQNDAVSLCLSEDGTSDSYLRENDDGNDGLNSSALAGNVKIEIIDEGDDDEDDSDVMATDMEHMHNLLEYKHEEVQYLESELERQKQKYHELRTFTKSLLSALKSSDTEKQQELLASLPHQVEEDFASSPERNAESSIEMSSNQKDSSVSEGEGDAEPMGQ from the exons ATGCTTGACAAATTACAG ACATGGGTAGGCAACAAGAGACGAAAACTGGCTTCCAAAGCCGATAAGAATGGAATGGTTGGTTTGTCTAACCATGCCATTGTCGGTGCTGGAGGAACTCTTGGCCCGGTATTAACGACAGATATGGCTGCTGTGCGTAGTGTTCAGCGTGGGCCGTCTACAGTTCACCTCCTTTCTCCCCAAGCCTCCTgcccttcatcttcatcttcctcctcctcctcctcctcctctccgtCCTCTAATGGATCCAAAAACAGCAATGATGTAATAGTGACTGGTGCCTACTCTCTCCCACGCATTGTCAACCGCGTAGAGTCTTCATCCCAGAGCAGGGCAGCCGCAAAAGTAGTACCATTAAATCCTAATACTGAATCAAGTCTGCAATCTCGGCTTGTCTTGCACCCAGATGTGGTGTCCCTCCAACGCAAATCTCCTCATATCCCCAACTCCAGCACCTTCATGTTTAGTCAGATGAAAAGGTTGCCTCGAGAGCTGTCATCAGTTGCCCCCAGCTGGGTGAAGCAATGTGGTGCTCCACAGCACCAGCAATGGCCCCCAACTTCACACCGTCAAACAGTGACGAACCTACACCGAACTCCCCCAGCAAGTACTGCAGAAAGCGGGGTCAGGATCCAGCAGGTGTTCACCATTGCTGGGTTAGCGGAGACCTCACAACGTCCTTCCAGTGAAACGAGTCAAGATCACAGGATAAGAAAAACGTGTGTGCCTGATTCATCAGAAACTTTTTCAATTGCAATGGAAACAGGGGATGCAGACGACGAGTATGCGAGGGAAGAAGAGCTGGCCAACATGGGCTCCCAGATGCAGCTCAGCAAATCTGCAAGTAGCAATGTTACTGGAGTGCAAAACAGTAGGATCTCAACAGAAGAGTCTTCAACAATTAATAGCCAGGGTATGTACACTGTGACGGCAAGGAACCTGCTGGAGGTGGCACACAGTTCCCCcaattctgtgtgttttggagaAAAAGGGTGCCAAACCAGCAGTGCTTTGCTGCTTGATTCGGGCTCCAGTGGCAGCTATCCAATAAGACACTTTGCAGAGTCCTCTTCATCAAGAATACCCAATCTCAAG GTAAGTATCATGTCATCTCCCTGGCTTCTTAGCAACTCCCGTAAAAGAACG CTCCAGGATAGGACCCAGTTTACTGACGAAGATCTGTACACACTAAAGAGGTACTGGGACAACGGCATGACCAGTCTGGGCTCTGTGTGCAGAGAGAAGATTGCAGCAGCTGCCACTGAGCTCAGTGTGGACAGTGAAATTATTAAG ACGTGGATCGGTAATCGCAGGAGGAAGTATCGACTGATGGGCATTGATATTCCACCTCCCAAAGGTGGGCCAGCGACCTTTCCTAAAGTAGCCAGTGGAGAGCTCCCATCACCTTTGACCCCTGAGGGAGACAAGCCTAAGTTTATTGAGCCACCACAGGACAGCGAGCAGAATGATGCCGTGTCGCTTTGTTTATCTGAAG ATGGAACGAGTGACTCTTATCTGAGGGAGAATGATGATGGGAATGATGGGCTGAATAGTTCTGCTCTTGCTGGAAATGTG AAGATTGAAATAattgatgaaggtgatgatgatgaagatgacagtgatgtgatGGCCACTGATATGGAACACATGCATAATCTTTTAGAGTACAAA CATGAGGAAGTCCAATACCTTGAGAGTGAGCTCgagagacaaaaacagaagtACCATGAGCTGAGGACCTTCACTAAAAGCCTACTGTCTGCGCTGAAGAGCAGTGACACAGAAAAGCAGCAA GAGCTTTTAGCCAGCCTACCTCACCAAGTGGAAGAAGACTTTGCGTCGAGTCCAGAAAGGAATGCTGAGTCTAGCATCGAGATGAGCTCCAATCAGAAGGATTCCTCTGTATCAGAGGGGGAGGGGGACGCCGAGCCTATGGGACAGTAG
- the hdx gene encoding highly divergent homeobox isoform X4, which yields MASLINKVLPPAELPLTGSLWTLKNMLDKLQTWVGNKRRKLASKADKNGMVGLSNHAIVGAGGTLGPVLTTDMAAVRSVQRGPSTVHLLSPQASCPSSSSSSSSSSSSPSSNGSKNSNDVIVTGAYSLPRIVNRVESSSQSRAAAKVVPLNPNTESSLQSRLVLHPDVVSLQRKSPHIPNSSTFMFSQMKRLPRELSSVAPSWVKQCGAPQHQQWPPTSHRQTVTNLHRTPPASTAESGVRIQQVFTIAGLAETSQRPSSETSQDHRIRKTCVPDSSETFSIAMETGDADDEYAREEELANMGSQMQLSKSASSNVTGVQNSRISTEESSTINSQGMYTVTARNLLEVAHSSPNSVCFGEKGCQTSSALLLDSGSSGSYPIRHFAESSSSRIPNLKLQDRTQFTDEDLYTLKRYWDNGMTSLGSVCREKIAAAATELSVDSEIIKTWIGNRRRKYRLMGIDIPPPKGGPATFPKVASGELPSPLTPEGDKPKFIEPPQDSEQNDAVSLCLSEDGTSDSYLRENDDGNDGLNSSALAGNVKIEIIDEGDDDEDDSDVMATDMEHMHNLLEYKHEEVQYLESELERQKQKYHELRTFTKSLLSALKSSDTEKQQELLASLPHQVEEDFASSPERNAESSIEMSSNQKDSSVSEGEGDAEPMGQ from the exons Atggcctctctcatcaacaaagtgctcccacctgcagaactgcccctcactgg ctctctgtggacTCTGAAGAACATGCTTGACAAATTACAG ACATGGGTAGGCAACAAGAGACGAAAACTGGCTTCCAAAGCCGATAAGAATGGAATGGTTGGTTTGTCTAACCATGCCATTGTCGGTGCTGGAGGAACTCTTGGCCCGGTATTAACGACAGATATGGCTGCTGTGCGTAGTGTTCAGCGTGGGCCGTCTACAGTTCACCTCCTTTCTCCCCAAGCCTCCTgcccttcatcttcatcttcctcctcctcctcctcctcctctccgtCCTCTAATGGATCCAAAAACAGCAATGATGTAATAGTGACTGGTGCCTACTCTCTCCCACGCATTGTCAACCGCGTAGAGTCTTCATCCCAGAGCAGGGCAGCCGCAAAAGTAGTACCATTAAATCCTAATACTGAATCAAGTCTGCAATCTCGGCTTGTCTTGCACCCAGATGTGGTGTCCCTCCAACGCAAATCTCCTCATATCCCCAACTCCAGCACCTTCATGTTTAGTCAGATGAAAAGGTTGCCTCGAGAGCTGTCATCAGTTGCCCCCAGCTGGGTGAAGCAATGTGGTGCTCCACAGCACCAGCAATGGCCCCCAACTTCACACCGTCAAACAGTGACGAACCTACACCGAACTCCCCCAGCAAGTACTGCAGAAAGCGGGGTCAGGATCCAGCAGGTGTTCACCATTGCTGGGTTAGCGGAGACCTCACAACGTCCTTCCAGTGAAACGAGTCAAGATCACAGGATAAGAAAAACGTGTGTGCCTGATTCATCAGAAACTTTTTCAATTGCAATGGAAACAGGGGATGCAGACGACGAGTATGCGAGGGAAGAAGAGCTGGCCAACATGGGCTCCCAGATGCAGCTCAGCAAATCTGCAAGTAGCAATGTTACTGGAGTGCAAAACAGTAGGATCTCAACAGAAGAGTCTTCAACAATTAATAGCCAGGGTATGTACACTGTGACGGCAAGGAACCTGCTGGAGGTGGCACACAGTTCCCCcaattctgtgtgttttggagaAAAAGGGTGCCAAACCAGCAGTGCTTTGCTGCTTGATTCGGGCTCCAGTGGCAGCTATCCAATAAGACACTTTGCAGAGTCCTCTTCATCAAGAATACCCAATCTCAAG CTCCAGGATAGGACCCAGTTTACTGACGAAGATCTGTACACACTAAAGAGGTACTGGGACAACGGCATGACCAGTCTGGGCTCTGTGTGCAGAGAGAAGATTGCAGCAGCTGCCACTGAGCTCAGTGTGGACAGTGAAATTATTAAG ACGTGGATCGGTAATCGCAGGAGGAAGTATCGACTGATGGGCATTGATATTCCACCTCCCAAAGGTGGGCCAGCGACCTTTCCTAAAGTAGCCAGTGGAGAGCTCCCATCACCTTTGACCCCTGAGGGAGACAAGCCTAAGTTTATTGAGCCACCACAGGACAGCGAGCAGAATGATGCCGTGTCGCTTTGTTTATCTGAAG ATGGAACGAGTGACTCTTATCTGAGGGAGAATGATGATGGGAATGATGGGCTGAATAGTTCTGCTCTTGCTGGAAATGTG AAGATTGAAATAattgatgaaggtgatgatgatgaagatgacagtgatgtgatGGCCACTGATATGGAACACATGCATAATCTTTTAGAGTACAAA CATGAGGAAGTCCAATACCTTGAGAGTGAGCTCgagagacaaaaacagaagtACCATGAGCTGAGGACCTTCACTAAAAGCCTACTGTCTGCGCTGAAGAGCAGTGACACAGAAAAGCAGCAA GAGCTTTTAGCCAGCCTACCTCACCAAGTGGAAGAAGACTTTGCGTCGAGTCCAGAAAGGAATGCTGAGTCTAGCATCGAGATGAGCTCCAATCAGAAGGATTCCTCTGTATCAGAGGGGGAGGGGGACGCCGAGCCTATGGGACAGTAG